In a single window of the Pyrococcus sp. NA2 genome:
- a CDS encoding DUF763 domain-containing protein: MMRTGIAELPLHTGKVPPWLAQRMRKLARLVLKILVEEYGTKGTLERLADPIWFQAFNNLIGMDWDSSGSTTVTTGIIKEALSDLNLGIGVAGGKGKLSRKTPEEIRIISEKFDLDHGRYVEASRLVAKVDNVALQAGYQLYHHTFFLDEEGNWAVIQQGMNIERKVARRYHWFNADLDKLIDPHSGISGIRENFALNTIDRGTEEFQKTIIELSQEGKRVARDLKLAESIAKGYAVFYKPRDVNVKEIVKRYESLGKIELNLKALEFVKELSISDYRTFLLVKGIGPSTLRALSLVAELVYDVKPSWRDPVTHPPDPFKFAYAVGGKDRVPFRIEKGTYDDLINFLQRLSESGNREVLKVIKRISEKWNFPEDEKVPTF, from the coding sequence ATGATGAGAACAGGCATTGCGGAGTTACCCTTGCATACGGGCAAGGTGCCTCCATGGTTAGCTCAAAGGATGAGAAAGCTAGCGAGGTTAGTGCTCAAAATACTCGTTGAGGAGTATGGTACCAAGGGAACCCTGGAGAGGCTGGCTGATCCAATATGGTTTCAAGCCTTTAATAACCTAATTGGGATGGATTGGGATTCATCGGGAAGCACAACCGTGACTACGGGGATAATAAAGGAGGCTCTTAGTGATCTCAATCTCGGAATAGGTGTAGCGGGTGGAAAGGGTAAGCTAAGTAGAAAAACTCCAGAAGAGATACGAATAATCTCCGAAAAGTTTGATTTAGATCATGGAAGATATGTGGAAGCTTCCAGACTCGTTGCAAAGGTCGATAATGTTGCCCTTCAAGCCGGATATCAGCTTTACCATCACACCTTTTTCCTCGATGAAGAGGGAAACTGGGCAGTTATACAACAGGGCATGAACATTGAGAGAAAAGTTGCCAGAAGATATCACTGGTTCAATGCAGATCTAGACAAGCTTATAGATCCTCACTCAGGAATATCCGGGATAAGGGAAAACTTTGCCTTAAACACAATAGATAGAGGCACTGAGGAGTTTCAGAAGACAATAATCGAGCTTTCTCAGGAGGGAAAGAGAGTTGCCAGGGACTTAAAGCTTGCAGAATCAATTGCCAAAGGCTATGCAGTATTCTACAAGCCTAGAGATGTTAACGTTAAGGAAATCGTTAAGAGGTATGAGAGCTTGGGGAAGATAGAGCTAAACCTCAAAGCCCTTGAATTTGTTAAGGAGCTTTCGATAAGTGATTACAGGACCTTCCTCTTGGTAAAGGGAATAGGACCCAGCACACTTAGGGCCCTCTCCCTCGTTGCAGAGCTAGTTTATGATGTTAAGCCCAGCTGGAGGGATCCAGTGACACATCCCCCAGATCCTTTCAAGTTTGCCTATGCTGTTGGAGGTAAGGATAGGGTTCCCTTTAGAATTGAAAAGGGAACCTACGACGATTTGATAAACTTTCTCCAGAGATTAAGTGAAAGTGGAAATAGGGAGGTTCTTAAAGTTATAAAGAGGATAAGTGAGAAGTGGAACTTTCCAGAAGATGAAAAGGTGCCAACATTTTAA
- a CDS encoding iron-containing alcohol dehydrogenase gives MRFFLRTTIFFGRGSMGEVKKLISEGEKVLIFSSKSMERLGFLKELTGYIEEAGGLYETIVGVPPEPTVENVEEVLPKVREFSPDTIIALGGGSVIDTAKAVKVFYDVPDLDFDSVAIFSRFKKAQPLPKLKTRFIAIPSTSGAGSEVSAASVIKKGDTKYTIVSPDLCPQYAILDPRLPENMPREVARNSGMDVLVHAIEAYVSKASTPFTDALAVKSIKIVFSYLEDSLRGDSEAREKIHYAATMAGIAFLNARLGLVHAMSHKAAWVGPHGLVNAILLPYVMEFNITKAKERYDLLAKELGLSNAMELLNKIKEFNERVGVPKLADIVDRDEFMKKLDEMSRKAYEDPLTAFNPVEPSVEEIKKIYLRALHG, from the coding sequence ATGAGATTTTTCCTTAGGACTACGATATTCTTTGGGAGAGGGTCAATGGGAGAAGTTAAGAAGCTTATATCAGAGGGAGAAAAAGTTTTAATATTTTCATCTAAATCGATGGAAAGACTTGGATTTCTTAAGGAACTAACAGGATACATAGAGGAAGCAGGAGGTTTATATGAGACCATCGTGGGCGTTCCTCCAGAACCTACCGTTGAAAATGTTGAGGAAGTCCTTCCAAAGGTTAGAGAATTTTCTCCAGATACAATAATTGCCCTCGGGGGAGGTAGTGTTATAGACACCGCGAAGGCCGTTAAGGTCTTCTATGACGTTCCAGACTTGGACTTTGATAGCGTTGCAATATTCAGTAGGTTCAAAAAAGCCCAACCACTTCCAAAACTAAAGACGAGATTCATAGCAATTCCTTCAACCAGTGGAGCTGGGAGTGAGGTTTCAGCTGCAAGCGTGATAAAGAAGGGGGATACAAAGTACACAATAGTTTCACCTGACCTCTGTCCACAGTATGCTATCCTTGATCCAAGGTTGCCAGAGAACATGCCTAGGGAAGTTGCCAGGAACTCTGGTATGGATGTTTTAGTTCACGCAATAGAGGCTTACGTTTCCAAGGCATCAACACCCTTCACGGATGCTTTGGCTGTTAAGTCGATTAAGATTGTATTCTCCTACCTAGAGGATAGTTTAAGAGGAGATAGCGAGGCCAGAGAGAAGATACATTATGCAGCTACAATGGCTGGAATAGCCTTTCTAAATGCAAGACTCGGACTTGTTCATGCAATGAGCCACAAAGCTGCTTGGGTTGGCCCTCACGGGTTGGTGAATGCAATACTATTACCATACGTCATGGAGTTCAACATAACAAAGGCCAAAGAGAGATATGACCTCCTTGCAAAGGAGCTTGGGCTCTCAAATGCAATGGAACTCCTAAATAAAATCAAGGAATTCAACGAGAGGGTTGGCGTTCCGAAGCTAGCTGACATTGTTGATAGGGATGAGTTCATGAAAAAATTGGATGAGATGAGCAGGAAAGCCTATGAAGATCCATTGACTGCCTTTAATCCAGTTGAGCCGAGCGTGGAAGAAATTAAGAAGATCTATCTGAGGGCTCTCCATGGTTGA
- a CDS encoding adenylyltransferase/cytidyltransferase family protein: MGSNRKVRVVVGGVFDIIHVGHIHFLKMAKELGDELIVIVAHDETVKKRKGRPPINPAEDRAEVLRAIRYVDDVVIGEPGEISLELIKKLKPDVIALGPDQDFDCRRLKEMLKKEGLDVEVIRLPYLYKEDRAKTSKIIRRIIEIFCD, translated from the coding sequence ATGGGAAGTAACCGCAAGGTGAGGGTGGTTGTTGGTGGAGTTTTTGACATAATTCATGTTGGCCACATTCATTTTTTGAAGATGGCAAAGGAACTTGGAGATGAGCTGATAGTTATAGTTGCTCACGATGAAACTGTCAAGAAAAGAAAGGGAAGACCGCCAATAAATCCTGCAGAGGATAGGGCAGAAGTCTTAAGAGCGATAAGATATGTTGACGACGTCGTCATTGGTGAACCCGGTGAGATAAGTTTAGAGTTGATAAAAAAGCTTAAACCTGATGTAATAGCGTTGGGTCCAGATCAGGACTTTGACTGTAGAAGGTTGAAGGAGATGTTAAAGAAAGAGGGGCTGGATGTTGAGGTCATAAGGTTGCCATATCTCTACAAGGAGGATAGGGCGAAGACAAGTAAAATAATAAGAAGGATAATTGAAATATTTTGTGACTAG
- a CDS encoding C2H2-type zinc finger protein → MRFEELDEKVKKVYAKVRTLDDFYWYIDDDRIIGIHKKSGMRVRIRIVGSKEEADKLAREKEVGIDVIVVPGKGTFYVNNGAFIMSLKYVRPTIQDISDHIVWSGFKVVEEKGRLKQEDLYEYLGGRLIEHLKQGQINGRDYVFWQFFKCKHCDKYVDIDNFARHMKKHGEDVKEWGEEKYEVFEISFVDKKVYNKFGEEIPLDRFSEEAQDFIKESFEGE, encoded by the coding sequence ATGAGATTTGAGGAGCTTGATGAGAAGGTGAAAAAGGTCTACGCGAAAGTGAGAACATTGGATGACTTCTACTGGTACATTGATGATGATCGAATAATTGGCATTCATAAGAAGAGCGGAATGAGAGTAAGAATAAGGATAGTGGGAAGCAAAGAAGAGGCGGACAAATTGGCCAGGGAAAAGGAAGTTGGGATAGATGTAATAGTTGTTCCTGGTAAGGGAACCTTCTATGTCAACAATGGCGCATTTATAATGTCACTTAAATATGTAAGACCAACAATCCAGGACATATCTGATCACATAGTTTGGTCTGGATTCAAGGTTGTTGAGGAGAAGGGGAGGCTTAAGCAGGAGGACTTGTATGAGTACCTTGGTGGTAGGTTGATAGAGCACTTAAAACAGGGGCAAATAAACGGTAGAGATTACGTCTTCTGGCAGTTCTTTAAGTGCAAGCATTGCGATAAGTACGTGGACATAGACAACTTTGCAAGGCACATGAAGAAGCATGGGGAAGATGTTAAGGAGTGGGGTGAGGAGAAGTATGAGGTGTTCGAGATAAGCTTCGTTGATAAGAAGGTGTACAACAAGTTTGGTGAGGAGATACCCTTAGATAGATTCAGCGAAGAAGCTCAGGACTTCATAAAAGAAAGCTTTGAAGGTGAGTAA
- a CDS encoding M42 family metallopeptidase, with the protein MERIVKILKEILEIPSPTGYTKEIMAYLENFMKEHGVKFHYTNKGALIAGNHPEPELVMIAHVDTLGAMVKEILPDGHLAFSSIGALVLPTFEGEYCTIITRKGKKFRGTLLMKNPSLHVNREIGKKERKEENMYIRLDELVEKKEDTEKLGIRPGDFIAFDPKFEYVNGFIKAHFLDDKASVAVLLDLIIDLKDELDKLPIAFFFSPYEEVGHGGSAGYPKSTKELLVVDMGVVGEGVSGKETKVSIAAKDTTGPYDYEMTTRLIEIAEERNIPYVVDVFPYYGSDGSAALRAGWDFRVALIGPGVHASHGMERTHVKGLLATKDLIRAYIEERF; encoded by the coding sequence ATGGAGAGAATCGTTAAGATATTAAAGGAGATACTAGAGATTCCCTCACCTACGGGATACACCAAGGAGATAATGGCCTATTTGGAAAACTTTATGAAAGAGCATGGAGTGAAGTTTCACTACACGAATAAAGGTGCACTAATAGCTGGAAACCACCCCGAGCCCGAGCTCGTAATGATAGCCCACGTCGATACTCTGGGAGCTATGGTGAAGGAAATACTTCCAGATGGCCATTTAGCGTTCTCAAGCATAGGGGCATTAGTTCTCCCAACGTTTGAAGGAGAGTACTGCACGATAATAACGAGGAAGGGAAAGAAGTTCAGGGGAACTCTACTCATGAAGAATCCAAGCCTTCACGTTAACAGGGAAATAGGGAAGAAGGAAAGAAAGGAAGAAAACATGTATATAAGGCTTGATGAGCTCGTTGAGAAAAAAGAGGACACTGAAAAGCTCGGCATAAGGCCGGGAGATTTCATAGCATTTGATCCAAAGTTCGAGTACGTGAATGGCTTCATCAAGGCCCACTTCCTAGATGACAAGGCTAGTGTTGCAGTGCTCCTTGATTTGATAATAGACCTAAAGGATGAATTGGATAAGTTGCCAATAGCGTTCTTCTTCTCACCATATGAGGAAGTTGGACATGGGGGCTCAGCAGGATATCCAAAGAGCACTAAGGAGTTACTTGTTGTTGATATGGGAGTAGTTGGAGAAGGGGTATCTGGAAAGGAAACTAAAGTTTCAATAGCTGCAAAAGACACGACTGGGCCTTATGATTATGAGATGACGACAAGGCTCATAGAGATAGCTGAGGAGAGAAACATCCCATACGTTGTTGATGTGTTCCCATACTATGGCTCCGATGGATCAGCGGCATTGAGGGCCGGATGGGACTTCAGAGTGGCTCTAATAGGCCCAGGAGTTCATGCCAGCCATGGAATGGAGAGAACCCATGTGAAAGGCCTTTTGGCTACTAAGGACTTGATTAGGGCTTACATAGAGGAAAGGTTCTAA
- a CDS encoding Mut7-C RNAse domain-containing protein, which yields MKFIADMMLGRLARWLRLYGYDTVYGINDDDEILNIARKENRVILSRDLELVRRARKLGIEAIFIKSNSLEEQVSQLMHLGVSFDELFPENARCPKCNGRIIRVDKEHVKGKVPEAVYNAYEEFYVCTNCGQIYWPGRQWREMLKMDKKFKTNRP from the coding sequence ATGAAGTTCATAGCCGATATGATGCTTGGAAGGCTCGCTAGGTGGTTGAGGCTTTATGGATATGACACCGTGTATGGGATTAACGATGACGATGAGATACTTAATATTGCGAGGAAAGAGAATAGGGTCATTCTGAGCAGAGATCTTGAACTCGTGAGGAGGGCAAGGAAACTTGGCATTGAAGCGATATTCATAAAATCTAACTCCCTGGAAGAACAAGTGTCTCAACTGATGCACCTTGGAGTTAGCTTTGATGAATTGTTCCCCGAGAATGCTAGGTGTCCTAAGTGTAACGGCAGGATAATTAGGGTTGACAAGGAGCATGTGAAGGGAAAGGTTCCTGAAGCCGTTTACAATGCGTACGAGGAATTCTATGTGTGTACAAACTGTGGTCAAATATACTGGCCCGGAAGACAATGGAGAGAGATGTTGAAGATGGATAAGAAGTTTAAAACTAACAGACCCTAG
- a CDS encoding ribonuclease III family protein: MVDKGLAKFGDSLINFLYSLALTEYLGRPTGDRVPNASLAIALDIAGLSKNLRRMDKHAKGDYAEALIAEAWLKGLITEREAIDIIKANLSEDVLDFSKKKEAIGKALAPLLKLVAERLSTSSRA, from the coding sequence ATGGTTGATAAGGGACTTGCAAAGTTTGGCGATTCTCTAATAAACTTCCTCTATTCCCTCGCATTGACCGAATACCTAGGCAGACCCACGGGCGATAGAGTTCCGAATGCATCCTTGGCAATTGCCCTCGATATCGCTGGTCTATCAAAGAATCTAAGGAGAATGGATAAGCATGCTAAAGGAGATTATGCGGAGGCTTTGATAGCTGAGGCTTGGCTTAAGGGTTTAATAACGGAAAGAGAGGCCATTGATATAATAAAGGCGAATCTTAGTGAGGATGTTTTAGATTTCTCTAAGAAGAAAGAGGCTATAGGAAAGGCCCTTGCCCCTCTCCTTAAGCTTGTCGCTGAGAGACTATCTACTTCCTCTCGAGCTTAA
- a CDS encoding transcriptional regulator — protein sequence MGSRREKIIELLLERDYSPTELARILDIRGKGAKKIILEDLKVIARIAKREGMVLLVRPAQCRKCGFIFRPEINIPSRCPRCKSEWIEEPRFKLERK from the coding sequence ATGGGATCAAGGAGAGAGAAAATTATTGAATTGCTTCTTGAGAGAGACTACAGTCCCACTGAACTTGCCAGAATTCTAGATATAAGGGGGAAAGGGGCAAAGAAGATAATATTGGAAGATCTAAAGGTTATAGCAAGAATAGCCAAGAGAGAAGGGATGGTGTTACTTGTAAGGCCAGCCCAGTGTAGGAAGTGTGGCTTCATCTTTAGGCCAGAGATAAACATTCCCTCGAGATGTCCCAGGTGCAAGAGTGAATGGATAGAAGAGCCAAGGTTTAAGCTCGAGAGGAAGTAG
- the fbp gene encoding fructose-1,6-bisphosphate aldolase/phosphatase has protein sequence MAVGEKITISVIKADVGGWPGHSRVHPALIEKAKEVLSEAQKEGTIIDFYVTYAGDDLQLIMTHKKGVDSPEVHGLAWEAFKKATEVAKELALYGAGQDLLKDAFSGNVRGLGPSVAEMEITLRKSEPIVTFHLDKTEPGAFNLPIFRMFADPFNTAGLVIDPKMHMGFRFEIWDILEHKRVIMNSPEEMYDILALIGAKGRYVIKRVYPKEGHPIPKDEPVAVVSTEKLYEVAGEYVGKDDPVAIVRAQSGLPALGEVLEPFAFPHLVSGWMRGSHNGPLMPVPLKYATPTRFDGPPRAVALGWQISPEGKLIGPVDLFDDPAFDWARQKALEITDYMRRHGPFEPHRLPLEEMEYTTLPGVLEKLKDRFEPIE, from the coding sequence ATGGCAGTTGGAGAAAAGATAACGATTAGCGTTATCAAGGCGGACGTTGGAGGATGGCCAGGTCACTCAAGGGTACATCCAGCGCTAATAGAGAAGGCAAAGGAAGTTCTCAGCGAAGCCCAAAAGGAGGGAACGATAATAGACTTCTACGTTACCTACGCTGGAGATGACCTACAGCTGATAATGACCCACAAGAAGGGAGTTGACAGTCCGGAGGTTCATGGACTTGCTTGGGAAGCATTCAAGAAGGCCACTGAAGTGGCTAAGGAGTTGGCACTTTACGGAGCTGGTCAGGATCTACTCAAGGATGCATTCAGCGGTAACGTTAGGGGACTTGGGCCGAGTGTCGCTGAGATGGAGATAACCCTTAGGAAGAGCGAGCCAATAGTTACGTTCCACCTTGACAAGACCGAGCCAGGAGCATTTAACTTGCCAATCTTCAGAATGTTCGCAGATCCCTTCAACACCGCTGGGCTAGTTATAGACCCGAAGATGCACATGGGATTCCGCTTTGAGATCTGGGACATTCTTGAGCACAAGAGGGTTATAATGAACTCACCAGAGGAGATGTACGATATACTTGCCCTAATAGGTGCCAAGGGTAGGTATGTCATTAAGAGGGTCTATCCAAAGGAGGGTCATCCAATTCCAAAGGACGAGCCAGTTGCTGTTGTGTCAACTGAGAAGCTCTATGAGGTTGCTGGAGAGTACGTGGGTAAGGACGATCCGGTGGCAATAGTTAGAGCTCAGAGTGGTCTTCCAGCCTTAGGTGAGGTTCTAGAGCCATTTGCATTCCCACACCTGGTCAGCGGTTGGATGAGAGGTTCCCACAACGGCCCACTGATGCCGGTGCCGCTTAAGTACGCAACCCCAACAAGATTCGACGGACCACCAAGGGCAGTTGCTCTGGGATGGCAGATAAGCCCAGAAGGAAAGCTAATAGGCCCAGTTGATCTCTTCGATGATCCAGCCTTTGACTGGGCAAGACAGAAGGCCCTAGAGATAACTGACTACATGAGGAGGCACGGACCATTCGAGCCCCACAGACTACCTCTCGAGGAGATGGAGTACACAACCCTACCAGGAGTCTTAGAAAAGTTAAAGGACAGATTCGAGCCAATTGAGTGA
- a CDS encoding GNAT family N-acetyltransferase, translating into MEIELVKEPLKLKDNLLKLVSEVYKATKGGYPALEWVEKKPEPNDFEGFRKVYEPFLEFRLTKEFDELYIAREREKILGTVALVYRNLGKKGIWWIPEELANEKTGLIEFFIVHPDFQGRGIGSKLLSFARNRLRALGKKPYVITFPNLRAYEYYIKRGFREVMRYKEFVILEG; encoded by the coding sequence TTGGAGATAGAACTCGTTAAGGAACCACTTAAACTAAAGGATAATCTGTTAAAGCTGGTGTCCGAAGTCTATAAAGCAACCAAGGGAGGCTATCCCGCTCTTGAATGGGTAGAGAAAAAACCAGAACCAAATGATTTCGAAGGATTCAGGAAAGTATACGAGCCCTTTCTAGAGTTCCGGCTGACTAAAGAGTTCGATGAATTATACATAGCGAGAGAGAGGGAAAAGATTCTTGGCACGGTAGCCCTTGTTTACAGGAATCTAGGGAAAAAGGGAATATGGTGGATCCCGGAGGAACTTGCCAACGAGAAAACTGGGTTAATAGAATTTTTCATTGTTCATCCTGATTTCCAGGGGAGAGGAATAGGTTCAAAATTACTCAGTTTTGCAAGGAATAGGCTAAGAGCCCTAGGAAAGAAACCTTATGTGATCACATTTCCCAACCTTAGAGCCTATGAATATTACATAAAGAGAGGATTCAGGGAAGTCATGAGGTACAAGGAATTTGTAATCTTAGAAGGCTAG
- a CDS encoding RNA-binding protein: MELRVKHPLSKKEIKEIIGQLSQMFGEEIAKKMINKKDDVKVAEFDKTTEIILVNDKPMFIRRKDLIFPLVIALYNISDEEDLRKWPRRVVVDEGAVPHILNGADVMAPGIVDADENIKEGDFVFVVEENYGRPIAIGIALMNGKSMKERDRGKAVKVIHHARDKIWEVTAR; encoded by the coding sequence ATGGAGCTTAGAGTAAAACATCCTCTTAGCAAGAAAGAGATAAAGGAGATCATAGGGCAACTTTCCCAAATGTTTGGGGAGGAAATAGCGAAGAAAATGATTAACAAGAAAGATGATGTTAAGGTTGCAGAATTTGATAAGACAACAGAGATAATACTGGTAAACGATAAGCCAATGTTCATTAGAAGAAAGGATCTCATATTCCCACTTGTCATTGCCCTCTATAATATCTCCGACGAGGAGGACTTGAGGAAGTGGCCTAGAAGGGTTGTCGTTGATGAAGGTGCAGTACCTCACATTCTAAACGGGGCTGATGTCATGGCTCCAGGAATCGTTGATGCTGATGAGAACATAAAAGAAGGAGATTTCGTATTCGTGGTAGAGGAGAACTATGGGAGGCCAATCGCAATAGGCATAGCTCTTATGAATGGAAAATCAATGAAAGAAAGAGACAGGGGGAAGGCCGTTAAGGTAATTCATCATGCGAGGGATAAAATATGGGAAGTAACCGCAAGGTGA
- a CDS encoding extradiol dioxygenase, with protein MLVGMAVMPHGNEAVYPPDEESRKLNEALREIGKKLRDAEVYVLISPHNIRMSDKIGIILAEHLIPWLYFNNVNVPCDSEYETDRELAERIYDEARGKFPVVDVNFASMKGRYSRFPLSWGEIIPLHFLEKRKLVLITPARIKREILVEFGRFLANYLEKENRKIALIISADHGHAHDEKGPYGYAKESREYDEIVVEALKTSNLEVLLNLRDEFINKAKPDSYWSLLMALGVLREFPMKSELVTYACPTYYGMASALFTREY; from the coding sequence ATGTTAGTTGGAATGGCCGTGATGCCCCACGGAAATGAGGCAGTTTACCCTCCGGACGAAGAAAGCAGAAAGTTAAACGAGGCATTAAGGGAAATAGGGAAGAAACTCAGAGATGCTGAAGTTTACGTGCTAATAAGTCCACACAACATTAGGATGAGCGATAAGATTGGGATAATACTTGCGGAACATCTAATCCCCTGGCTGTATTTCAATAATGTTAATGTCCCTTGCGACTCAGAATATGAGACTGATAGAGAGCTAGCTGAGAGAATTTATGACGAGGCTAGGGGGAAGTTTCCGGTAGTTGATGTGAACTTCGCAAGCATGAAGGGAAGGTACTCAAGATTTCCGCTAAGCTGGGGAGAGATAATTCCCCTACACTTCCTGGAAAAGAGAAAGCTCGTTCTCATAACCCCAGCAAGAATCAAAAGGGAAATTTTAGTTGAATTTGGAAGATTTCTAGCTAATTACCTTGAGAAAGAAAACAGGAAGATTGCTCTAATAATAAGTGCAGATCATGGACATGCACACGATGAAAAAGGCCCCTACGGATATGCAAAGGAGTCCAGGGAGTATGATGAGATCGTTGTTGAAGCCCTGAAGACTTCGAACCTTGAAGTGCTACTCAACTTAAGGGATGAGTTCATAAATAAAGCAAAGCCCGACAGCTATTGGTCTCTGTTGATGGCACTTGGAGTGCTCCGAGAATTTCCAATGAAGTCGGAACTTGTAACTTATGCTTGTCCAACTTACTACGGGATGGCCTCGGCACTCTTCACTCGAGAGTATTAA
- the snatA gene encoding neutral amino acid NAAT transporter SnatA, producing the protein MLEVLKTFAVLYVGLFAITNPIGAVPVFMGVVSHLAPEKRHEVAEKVSITVLVTLLTFALIGKWIFKFFGSSVDAFAIAGGILLFRMGMEMLSGKLSSVKIDEEEVTLEEVAVIPLAIPLISGPGAITTVMLYMTRESPPIVIATIIAIGISVYVILISGNKITEKLGRVGIKVTTRMMGLILTSMAIQMIINGIKGAFGI; encoded by the coding sequence ATGCTTGAGGTGTTGAAAACATTTGCCGTTCTGTACGTTGGGCTATTCGCGATAACCAACCCAATAGGAGCCGTGCCAGTATTCATGGGAGTTGTCAGTCATTTGGCTCCAGAGAAGAGACATGAGGTTGCTGAGAAGGTGTCAATAACGGTCTTAGTTACATTGCTCACGTTCGCCTTGATCGGGAAATGGATCTTCAAGTTCTTTGGGTCTAGCGTTGACGCCTTTGCGATAGCTGGAGGAATACTCCTGTTCAGAATGGGAATGGAGATGCTCTCAGGAAAGCTATCATCGGTTAAGATTGATGAGGAAGAGGTCACCCTCGAGGAAGTTGCGGTTATTCCCCTTGCGATTCCGCTTATATCTGGCCCAGGTGCGATAACCACGGTGATGCTCTACATGACGAGGGAATCTCCGCCAATAGTCATAGCCACTATAATAGCGATAGGAATATCCGTTTACGTTATCTTAATCTCCGGAAACAAGATCACGGAAAAGCTTGGAAGAGTCGGGATAAAGGTCACGACGAGAATGATGGGATTAATCTTAACTTCAATGGCAATCCAGATGATAATAAATGGAATAAAAGGGGCATTTGGAATCTGA
- the hypE gene encoding hydrogenase expression/formation protein HypE — translation MKIRLEHGAGGELMAELIKDVILKNLTLTSAGGIGLEALDDGATIPLGDRHLVFTIDGHTIKPIFFPGGDIGRLAVSGTVNDLAVMGARPLALASSLIIGEGFDSDDLERVIRSMDETAKEVPVPIITGDTKVVEDNIEIFVITAGIGIAERPISDSGAKIGDVVLVSGTIGDHGIALMSHREGITFETELKSDVSPIWDVVKAVADEIGWENIHAMKDPTRGGLSNALNEIARKANVGIIVRESDIPVKPEVKAAGEMLGISPYEVANEGKVIMIVDKEYAEDALEAMKKTEKGKDAAIIGEVIKEYPGRVILETGIGGKRFLEPPIGDPVPRVC, via the coding sequence ATGAAGATAAGACTCGAACATGGGGCTGGCGGGGAGTTAATGGCGGAATTAATAAAAGATGTTATTCTCAAAAATCTAACTTTAACATCCGCTGGAGGCATTGGGCTTGAGGCCTTAGACGATGGTGCAACGATACCTCTGGGAGATCGACATCTCGTATTTACAATAGATGGGCATACAATTAAGCCGATATTTTTCCCTGGGGGAGATATCGGAAGGTTGGCTGTTAGTGGGACGGTAAACGATTTAGCGGTGATGGGAGCAAGACCTCTAGCCTTAGCGAGCTCATTAATTATAGGAGAGGGATTTGATAGTGACGATCTTGAGAGGGTAATAAGGTCAATGGATGAAACGGCAAAGGAAGTTCCAGTTCCAATAATCACTGGAGATACAAAAGTCGTTGAAGATAACATTGAGATATTCGTCATCACTGCCGGAATAGGAATCGCCGAGAGGCCAATAAGTGATTCTGGAGCAAAGATTGGCGATGTTGTTTTGGTAAGTGGAACGATTGGTGATCATGGCATAGCCCTAATGAGCCACCGTGAGGGCATAACATTTGAAACAGAACTAAAAAGCGATGTCTCTCCAATCTGGGATGTTGTAAAAGCTGTTGCTGATGAGATAGGGTGGGAGAATATACACGCAATGAAGGATCCAACGAGAGGAGGATTGAGCAATGCATTGAATGAGATCGCCAGGAAAGCTAATGTTGGCATCATTGTTAGGGAAAGTGATATCCCAGTGAAGCCTGAGGTGAAAGCTGCTGGAGAAATGCTCGGCATAAGTCCATATGAAGTTGCAAACGAAGGTAAGGTAATAATGATAGTCGATAAGGAGTACGCTGAGGATGCCCTTGAGGCCATGAAGAAAACGGAAAAAGGAAAGGATGCCGCGATAATTGGAGAAGTTATAAAGGAGTATCCAGGGAGAGTTATATTGGAAACAGGAATCGGGGGAAAAAGATTTTTAGAACCTCCAATTGGAGATCCAGTGCCTAGGGTCTGTTAG